From one Microbacterium sp. 10M-3C3 genomic stretch:
- the rpsH gene encoding 30S ribosomal protein S8: protein MTMTDPVADMLTRLRNANSAHHDAVSLPSSKLKTNIAEILKQEGYISEWAVEDARVGQTLTLTLKYGPNRERSIAGIKRVSKPGLRVYAKSTEIPKVLGGLGVAILSTSSGLLTDRQAEQKGVGGEVLAYVW from the coding sequence ATGACGATGACAGACCCGGTCGCAGACATGCTGACCCGTCTGCGCAACGCGAACTCGGCTCACCACGACGCCGTGTCGCTGCCGAGCTCGAAGCTCAAGACCAACATCGCCGAGATCCTCAAGCAGGAGGGCTACATCTCGGAGTGGGCCGTCGAGGACGCCCGCGTCGGTCAGACGCTCACGCTCACCCTCAAGTACGGCCCGAACCGCGAGCGGTCGATCGCCGGCATCAAGCGCGTGTCGAAGCCCGGCCTGCGCGTGTACGCCAAGTCGACCGAGATCCCCAAGGTCCTCGGCGGCCTGGGCGTGGCCATCCTGTCCACCTCCTCTGGCCTCCTCACGGACCGCCAGGCCGAGCAGAAGGGCGTGGGCGGGGAAGTCCTCGCCTACGTGTGGTGA
- the rplF gene encoding 50S ribosomal protein L6 encodes MSRIGRLPIDIPAGVTVTVDGQAVVVKGPKGELSLTVARPLEVKVDDNQVVVTRPDDERESRSLHGLTRTLINNNIIGVTQGYSKGLEVVGTGYRVAQRGSSVEFALGFSHPVLVEPPAGITFTVEGNNKLTVSGIDKQAVGEAAANIRKIRKPEPYKGKGVRYAGEVVRRKAGKAGK; translated from the coding sequence ATGTCGCGAATCGGACGTCTCCCCATCGACATCCCCGCCGGCGTGACCGTGACGGTCGACGGCCAGGCGGTTGTGGTCAAGGGCCCGAAGGGCGAGCTCTCGCTCACCGTCGCGCGCCCCCTCGAGGTGAAGGTCGACGACAACCAGGTCGTCGTCACGCGCCCCGACGACGAGCGCGAGTCGCGGTCGCTCCACGGCCTGACCCGCACGCTCATCAACAACAACATCATCGGTGTCACCCAGGGCTACTCGAAGGGCCTCGAGGTCGTGGGCACGGGCTACCGTGTCGCGCAGCGCGGCTCCTCCGTCGAGTTCGCGCTCGGCTTCTCGCACCCCGTGCTCGTCGAGCCCCCCGCGGGCATCACGTTCACGGTCGAGGGCAACAACAAGCTCACCGTGAGCGGCATCGACAAGCAGGCCGTCGGCGAGGCGGCTGCGAACATCCGCAAGATCCGCAAGCCCGAGCCGTACAAGGGCAAGGGTGTGCGCTACGCGGGCGAGGTCGTCCGCCGCAAGGCCGGAAAGGCTGGTAAGTAA
- the rplR gene encoding 50S ribosomal protein L18 — protein sequence MAVQSKSVARARRHARLRKKVVGTEARPRLVVTRSARHVFVQLVDDAKGHTVASASTLEADLRSFDGDKTAKARKVGELVAERAKAAGVTDVVFDRGGNRYAGRVAAIADGAREGGLNL from the coding sequence ATGGCTGTGCAGTCGAAGTCGGTCGCACGCGCGCGTCGTCACGCGCGCCTGCGCAAGAAGGTCGTCGGCACCGAGGCGCGCCCGCGCCTGGTCGTGACCCGTTCCGCGCGCCACGTGTTCGTCCAGCTCGTCGACGACGCGAAGGGCCACACCGTGGCATCCGCATCCACCCTCGAAGCGGACCTGCGTTCGTTCGACGGTGACAAGACCGCCAAGGCCCGCAAGGTCGGCGAGCTCGTCGCCGAGCGTGCGAAGGCCGCCGGCGTCACCGACGTCGTGTTCGACCGCGGTGGCAACCGCTACGCCGGCCGCGTCGCCGCGATCGCCGACGGCGCCCGCGAAGGAGGGCTCAACCTGTGA